Proteins encoded together in one Paracoccus sp. SMMA_5_TC window:
- the hrpB gene encoding ATP-dependent helicase HrpB, translating to MRLPIDDVLPDLTTALARHGRAVLVAPPGAGKTTRVPLALLEVIQGRILMLEPRRLAARAAAERMAETLGEALGDSIGYRIRGDSVPGRRIEVVTEGILTRMLQSDPALDEVGCVILDEFHERSLNADLGLALLWEARLALRPDLAVLVMSATLDAEPVAALMDDAPVIRSQGRAFPVETRWLDRPLPAGSRLVPEAARLVTEAEAATRDLGGTILVFLPGEGEIRRVMALLDLPAEVLPLYGAMDFKAQRAVLRPSSGRRVVLATAIAETSLTLPDVRVVVDAGRARRARFDPGSGMSRLVTERVSRAEAEQRRGRAGRVAAGICYRMWARAEEGALPPFAPPEIAVADLAGLALELAIWGSDGADLAFLTPPPAAALAEARALLRDLGALDAAGRITDHGRRLAALPLHPRLAHMLVLAGAAAADLAALMADRDPLTGAPADLGLRLAALRDPAGYRDRHPWPVNDAILQRIRDEARRLRRLVGRAAQPGAGDLSPGAMAALAYPDRIGLRRKGDQPRYVLSGGKGAVLAEGDAMGAERLLVATDLDGAAREPRIRLAAPVTEADLRALFADRIAVVETVEWSRRDGRVLARRQERLGALVLSDRGLDDPDPQALARAALDGLRQVGLPWTAAASRLRARMALVPELGPVDDASLLADADWLLPWLTRARTLADLRALDLTEALRARLGWDGQARLDREAPAHFVTPLGRKVPIDYDQDTPGIEVRLQELFGLARHPVVGGRALRISMLSPGGKPIAVTTDLPGFWAGGYGDVRKDMRGRYPRHPWPENPLEADPTTRAKPRGS from the coding sequence GCGCGTGCCGCTGGCGCTGCTGGAGGTGATCCAAGGCCGCATCCTGATGCTCGAGCCGCGCCGCCTGGCCGCCCGCGCCGCCGCCGAGCGTATGGCCGAAACCCTGGGCGAGGCCTTGGGCGACAGCATCGGCTATCGCATCCGCGGCGATTCGGTGCCCGGTCGCCGCATCGAGGTGGTGACCGAGGGCATCCTGACGCGGATGCTGCAATCGGACCCGGCGCTGGACGAGGTCGGTTGCGTGATCCTCGACGAATTTCACGAACGCAGCCTGAACGCCGATCTGGGCCTCGCGCTGCTGTGGGAGGCGCGCCTGGCGCTGCGGCCCGATCTGGCGGTGCTGGTGATGTCGGCCACGCTGGATGCGGAACCTGTGGCGGCGTTGATGGATGATGCGCCGGTGATCCGGTCGCAGGGCCGCGCCTTTCCGGTCGAAACCCGCTGGCTGGACCGGCCGCTGCCCGCCGGCAGCCGCCTTGTCCCCGAGGCCGCGCGTCTGGTGACCGAGGCCGAGGCCGCGACCCGCGATCTGGGCGGCACCATCCTGGTGTTCCTGCCGGGCGAGGGCGAGATCCGCCGCGTCATGGCCCTGCTGGACCTGCCGGCCGAGGTCTTGCCGCTTTATGGCGCCATGGATTTCAAGGCGCAGCGCGCGGTGCTGCGGCCTTCGTCGGGGCGGCGGGTGGTGCTGGCCACCGCGATCGCGGAAACCTCGCTGACGCTGCCCGACGTGCGGGTGGTGGTCGACGCCGGCCGGGCGCGGCGGGCGCGGTTCGACCCCGGTTCGGGCATGTCGCGGCTGGTCACCGAACGCGTCAGCCGCGCCGAGGCCGAACAGCGCCGCGGCCGTGCGGGTCGGGTGGCCGCCGGCATCTGCTATCGGATGTGGGCGCGGGCCGAGGAAGGCGCGCTGCCCCCCTTTGCCCCGCCCGAGATCGCCGTGGCCGACCTGGCCGGGCTGGCGCTGGAACTGGCGATCTGGGGCTCGGACGGGGCGGATCTGGCCTTTCTGACCCCGCCGCCCGCTGCCGCCCTGGCCGAGGCGCGGGCGCTCTTGCGCGACCTGGGCGCGCTGGATGCGGCGGGGCGGATCACCGATCACGGCCGGCGGCTGGCGGCGCTGCCGCTGCATCCGCGGCTGGCGCATATGCTGGTGCTGGCGGGCGCGGCGGCGGCCGATCTGGCGGCGCTGATGGCCGACCGCGATCCCCTGACCGGGGCGCCGGCGGATCTGGGTCTGCGGCTGGCGGCGCTGCGCGATCCGGCAGGCTATCGCGACCGCCACCCCTGGCCGGTCAACGACGCTATCCTGCAGCGCATCCGGGACGAGGCGCGGCGCCTGCGCCGGCTGGTCGGCCGGGCCGCACAGCCGGGCGCGGGCGATCTGTCGCCGGGCGCCATGGCGGCGCTGGCCTATCCCGACCGCATCGGCCTGCGGCGCAAGGGCGATCAGCCGCGCTATGTGCTGTCGGGCGGCAAGGGCGCGGTCCTGGCCGAAGGCGATGCAATGGGGGCCGAGAGGCTGCTGGTCGCCACAGATCTCGACGGCGCCGCGCGCGAGCCGCGCATCCGCCTGGCCGCGCCGGTCACCGAGGCCGATCTGCGCGCCCTGTTCGCCGATCGCATCGCGGTGGTGGAAACGGTCGAATGGTCGCGCCGTGACGGCCGGGTGCTGGCCCGGCGTCAGGAACGGCTGGGCGCGCTGGTGTTGTCGGACCGGGGGCTGGACGATCCGGACCCGCAGGCGCTGGCGCGTGCGGCGCTGGACGGGCTGCGGCAGGTCGGCCTGCCCTGGACGGCGGCGGCCTCCCGGCTGCGGGCGCGCATGGCGCTGGTGCCCGAACTGGGTCCGGTCGATGATGCCAGCCTGCTGGCCGATGCCGATTGGCTGCTACCCTGGCTGACCCGGGCACGGACGCTGGCCGATCTGCGGGCGCTGGACCTGACCGAGGCGCTGCGCGCGCGGCTGGGCTGGGACGGGCAGGCGCGGCTGGACCGCGAGGCGCCGGCCCATTTCGTCACGCCCCTGGGGCGCAAGGTGCCCATCGACTACGATCAGGACACACCGGGCATCGAGGTCAGGCTGCAGGAACTGTTCGGGCTGGCCCGGCATCCGGTGGTCGGCGGCCGGGCGCTGCGCATTTCGATGCTGTCGCCGGGCGGCAAGCCGATTGCGGTGACCACCGACCTGCCCGGATTCTGGGCGGGGGGGTATGGCGATGTGCGCAAGGACATGCGTGGCCGCTATCCGCGACACCCCTGGCCGGAAAACCCGCTCGAGGCCGATCCCACCACCCGCGCCAAGCCGCGCGGCAGCTGA